The Mercurialis annua linkage group LG8, ddMerAnnu1.2, whole genome shotgun sequence genome window below encodes:
- the LOC126661512 gene encoding metacaspase-1-like has product MEKALNNARLDKSKAVAEKEQIELAFQAIKEQLKESIEYLSALNERRHPLPLGPSAFANVSIIASSYLLAMVSVVLPTSQPQKGPCLFFYGPVSQLLKDSTEDEKNPLKIPTKENIRLALRWLVQGSRVGDSLVFHFSGHGSQVAKNDMNESEGLNETLCPLDYETQGMIVDDELYETIVKPLPNGVVLHAIIDACYSGTILNLPFICKMNREGYYTWEEQKCFQNIYKGISGGLAVCISACNDDQISVDTTALAGNIATGALTYSFIQAVENEPGLTYGRLLIAMRQAIREAKTGGLRLTGPIASLINRTLFNSEIAQEPQLSSSDKFEIYCKQFLL; this is encoded by the exons ATGGAGAAGGCGCTCAATAATGCCCGACTTGATAAGAGCAAAGCCGTTGCTGAGAAGGAACAGATTGAGTTGGCTTTTCAAGCGATTAAGGAGCAACTAAAGGAATCTATTGAG TATTTATCGGCTCTAAATGAGCGAAGGCATCCTCTTCCTCTCGGACCTTCCGCTTTTGCGAATGTTTCTATTATTGCTTCTTCTTATCTGCTAGCAATGGTTTCTGTTGTGCTTCCAACTTCTCAACCCCAGAAAGGGCCATGCCTCTTCTTCTATGGTCCTGTGTCTCAACTCTTGAAGGATTCCACAG AAGATGAGAAAAACCCACTGAAGATCCCAACAAAAGAGAACATAAGATTGGCCTTAAGATGGCTTGTTCAAGGCAGTCGAGTTGGAGATTCATTAGTGTTTCACTTTTCAGGCCATGGATCACAAGTGGCTAAAAATGACATGAATGAGAGTGAGGGATTAAATGAAACTTTATGCCCTCTTGACTATGAAACTCAAGGGATGATTGTTGATGATGAACTCTATGAAACTATTGTGAAACCATTGCCTAATGGGGTTGTGCTTCATGCCATTATTGATGCTTGTTATAGTGGCACCATTCTCAATCTACCATTCATTTGCAAGATGAACAG GGAAGGGTACTATACATGGGAAGAGCAAAAATGCTTCCAGAATATCTATAAAGGCATAAGCGGAGGGTTAGCCGTTTGTATCAGCGCTTGCAATGACGATCAAATTTCAGTCGACACTACA GCATTGGCAGGGAATATTGCAACAGGTGCACTGACCTATAGCTTCATACAAGCAGTGGAAAATGAGCCAGGATTAACCTATGGTCGCTTGCTAATTGCTATGCGCCAAGCAATTCGTGAGGCTAAAACTGGTGGATTACGCCTAACTGGTCCGATTGCTTCTCTCATAAATAGAACACTCTTTAACTCAGAGATAGCTCAG GAGCCACAGTTGTCTTCGTCCGACAAATTCGAAATTTATTGCAAACAGTTTTTACTGTAA
- the LOC126660692 gene encoding uncharacterized protein LOC126660692 encodes MGIIETSPTALASLVLKNLVTPAFIYADKSFINLGERYKLLEFFRYMFITFFLFILRLIASFLPSLHVLDSSKPSKTDRFLIGGDGDSGIARALSQALSLVNDIPVSSRKYEVVRSLAERIIEENKQENLEVLHEINRLSLAAAFARTLSQLEAAMVEILDRDLVGFGPVRCRLNRVLKAVWSVKEEAWSGRVRVERSEEKLAAELLWLAKKLADCGCVEEAAWRWASASNLGWLALSAEPRLQGSLVKVAAFLFKHAKDLGFEEIDEMKQQQQIESKKKMLMAWVPLLCRASNGTDVPVLSSSERAELERVLEELIEMLEEEEDQERVLSLWLHHFTSCPNSDWPNLQPSYNKWCNLSRKLLILR; translated from the exons ATGGGCATAATAGAAACCTCCCCTACAGCCCTAGCTTCATTAGTTCTCAAAAACCTAGTCACCCCCGCATTCATTTACGCCGATAAATCATTCATAAACCTCGGCGAACGATATAAACTCCTCGAATTCTTTCGTTACATGTTCATAACTTTTTTTCTCTTCATTTTACGCTTAATCGCATCGTTTTTGCCGTCTCTCCACGTTCTTGATTCTTCTAAACCGTCGAAAACTGACCGTTTCTTGATCGGCGGCGACGGAGATTCCGGCATCGCACGTGCACTTTCGCAGGCGTTGTCTCTGGTGAATGATATTCCGGTGAGTTCAAGAAAATATGAAGTTGTTCGAAGTTTAGCGGAGAGGATTATAGAAGAGAATAAACAAGAAAATCTTGAGGTTTTGCATGAGATTAATAGGTTAAGTTTGGCGGCGGCGTTTGCCAGGACTTTAAGCCAGCTTGAAGCGGCTATGGTGGAGATTCTTGACCGGGATTTGGTTGGGTTTGGTCCGGTTAGGTGTAGGTTGAACCGGGTTTTGAAGGCGGTTTGGTCTGTTAAAGAGGAGGCTTGGAGTGGTCGGGTTAGAGTTGAAAGGTCCGAGGAGAAATTGGCGGCTGAGCTGCTTTGGTTGGCTAAGAAGCTGGCTGATTGTGGCTGTGTGGAGGAAGCTGCTTGGAGATGGGCTTCGGCTTCTAACTTGGGTTGGCTTGCTCTGTCAGCCGAGCCGAGGCTACAAGGGTCGTTAGTGAAAGTTGCAG CATTTTTGTTCAAACACGCCAAAGATTTGGGATTTGAAGAAATAGACGAAATGAAGCAACAACAACAAATTGAATCAAAGAAGAAAATGCTAATGGCCTGGGTGCCATTGCTATGCAGAGCCAGCAATGGAACCGATGTACCGGTTCTAAGCTCGAGCGAAAGAGCGGAGCTCGAAAGAGTATTGGAAGAGCTAATTGAAATGCTcgaggaagaagaagatcaaGAACGAGTTTTGTCTCTATGGTTACACCATTTCACGAGTTGCCCTAATTCGGATTGGCCTAATCTTCAACCTTCTTATAATAAATGGTGTAACCTGTCCCGTAAGCTCCTAATTCTCCGGTGA
- the LOC126660919 gene encoding uncharacterized protein LOC126660919: MSRFLSFAASRDWFYRLSFSSAGLRPITSDLGDGTIMHCWVPKLPKQSKPNLLLVHGIGANAMWQYSDHLRHFTPSFNVYVPDLLFFGDSFTSKPDRHESFQAKCLMRLMQSHGVFKMNLVGISYGGFVGYRMAALFPDAVERIVLCCAGVCLEENDMGKGLFRVSDLDEAASILLPQSPEKLRELMRLSFVKPARGVPSFFLEDFINVMCKDYAQEKRELIQAILRGRKTSDLPKITQPTLIIWGEQDQIFPLELGHRLQRHLGENAELVIIKDAGHAVNLEKSKDFVNHLKSFLINSIPPSSSTLKQLFQEFLKLN, from the exons ATGTCAAGATTCCTCAGTTTCGCCGCTTCTCGCGATTGGTTCTACCGATTATCGTTTTCCAGCGCCGGTCTCCGGCCGATCACATCCGATCTCGGCGACGGAACAATCATGCATTGCTGGGTTCCAAAGCTTCCCAAACAATCCAAACCCAATCTCCTCCTCGTCCACGGCATCGGCGCCAACGCAATGTGGCAATACAGCGACCATCTCCGCCACTTCACGCCGTCGTTCAACGTCTACGTCCCCGATCTCCTCTTCTTCGGCGACTCCTTCACGTCGAAACCCGACCGGCACGAGTCGTTTCAGGCGAAATGTTTGATGAGACTCATGCAGTCTCACGGCGTGTTTAAAATGAACCTGGTTGGGATCAGCTACGGCGGGTTTGTAGGGTATAGAATGGCGGCGTTATTTCCTGATGCGGTGGAGAGAATTGTGTTGTGCTGCGCCGGAGTTTGTTTGGAGGAGAATGATATGGGGAAGGGTTTGTTTAGGGTTTCGGATTTGGATGAAGCGGCGAGTATTTTGCTGCCGCAGTCGCCGGAGAAATTGAGGGAGTTGATGCGGTTGTCGTTTGTTAAGCCGGCCAGAGGTGTTCCTTCTTTCTTTCTTGAAGATTTCATCAAC GTAATGTGTAAGGATTATGCTCAGGAGAAGAGAGAATTAATACAGGCCATACTCAGGGGTCGAAAGACTTCTGATCTCCCAAAGATTACTCAG CCAACATTGATAATATGGGGAGAGCAAGATCAAATTTTCCCACTTGAATTGGGACACAGATTGCAAAG GCATTTGGGAGAAAATGCAGAATTAGTGATCATCAAGGATGCTGGGCATGCAGTAAATCTAGAAAAGTCCAAGGACTTTGTTAATCACTTAAAATCTTTTCTCATTAATTCAATTCCACCTTCTTCTTCTACTTTGAAACAACTTTTCCAAGaattcttaaaattaaattga
- the LOC126660940 gene encoding outer envelope protein 64, mitochondrial yields MAKPLTLIKQNASNPKLWLVITVTVAGIVVLAETRRRRRKSMITVIPEDYRAFIEKFEILPFPQPPPPAAKQSLSGLSFAIKDIFDVKGYVSGFGNPDWRRTHEVAEKMAVVVTALLKNGATCVGKTVMNELGLGITGENMHYGTPVNPQMPSFVPGGSSSGSAVAVAAELVDFALGADTTGGIRIPAAFCGVFGYRPSQGAVSMIGVIPNAQSLDTVGWFARDPSILRSVGHALMQLKAVEPRRTRRLIFASDLFQLSKVPKQKTEYVISKAIENMSGYQPPKHLNFSHYIASNVPSLKGFCEQSTNMLNGTSSLKALSSVMGSLQRYEFKTNHEEWVKAVKPKLAPDVSNRVFAAIGATHENIKVLYKIRSEMRAATQSLLKDDGILVIPTVADPPLRLDTKKGSYLESYDRAMILSSIASMSGCCQVSVPLGRHEGCPISVSFISFHGADKFLLDTIVDMHSSLQEQVGIVSNSAPLPDINGNMDASELLKEKGNAAFKGKQWNKAVSYYTEAIKLNGSFATYYCNRAAAYLELGCFQQAEEDCSQAISLDKKIVKAYLRRGTARESLLCYKEAAQDFKHALVLEPYNKTASQAGERLRKLIS; encoded by the exons atGGCAAAGCCCCTAACTCTGATCAAACAAAACGCCTCCAACCCTAAACTATGGTTAGTCATCACCGTCACCGTCGCCGGAATCGTCGTGCTAGCGGAGACACGGAGACGCCGGCGAAAATCGATGATAACGGTGATTCCGGAAGATTACAGAGCTTTCATAGAGAAATTCGAGATTCTTCCATTTCCTCAACCGCCTCCTCCTGCCGCCAAACAGTCGCTATCAGGCCTCTCATTTGCCATCAAGGACAT ATTTGACGTGAAGGGTTATGTGTCTGGATTTGGGAATCCGGATTGGAGACGAACACATGAAGTTGCCGAGAAAATGGCAGTGGTAGTTACTGCTTTGTTAAAGAATGGAGCTACTTGTGTTGGCAAAACTGTTATGAATGAATTAGGATTGGG gaTAACTGGTGAGAATATGCATTATGGAACTCCTGTCAATCCGCAGATGCCCTCATTTGTACCTGGAGGTTCCTCTAGTGGTTCAGCTGTTGCCGTTGCAGCAGAGCTTGTCGATTTTGCTCTTG GTGCAGATACAACTGGCGGCATCAGAATTCCGGCAGCATTCTGTGGTGTATTTGGTTATCGACCATCCCAAGGGGCAGTATCTATGATAGGAGTGATTCCAAATGCACAAAGTTTGGACACAGTTG GATGGTTTGCACGAGATCCTTCTATACTACGTTCTGTTGGACATGCTTTAATGCAACTAAAGGCTGTGGAGCCAAGAAGGACAAGGCGACTTATTTTTGCTAGTGATCTTTTCCAGCTTTCTAAGGTTCCCAAGCAGAAGACTGAATACGTTATTAGCAAAGCAATTGAAAATATGTCTGGAT ATCAGCCACCAAAGCATTTGAACTTTAGTCATTATATTGCTTCAAATGTACCAAGTCTAAAAGGGTTCTGTGAACAATCTACAAACATGCTAAATGGAACATCTTCTCTGAAAGCTCTCTCATCAGTCATGGGTTCATTACAAAG ATATGAGTTCAAAACAAATCATGAAGAATGGGTTAAAGCAGTGAAACCCAAGTTAGCCCCTGATGTTTCTAATCGTGTTTTTGCAGCTATTGGCGCCACTCATGAGAATATAAAAGTGCTGTACAAAATCAGGTCTGAGATGCGAGCTGCTACCCAAAGTCTCTTAAAG GATGACGGGATATTAGTTATTCCTACAGTTGCAGATCCTCCATTGAGGCTTGATACGAAGAAAGGCTCTTATCTGGAGTCTTATGATAGAGCAATGATACTATCAAGCATTGCAAGCATGTCTGGGTGTTGTCAG GTTTCTGTTCCCTTGGGAAGGCATGAAGGTTGTCCTATCTCTGTCTCGTTTATCTCATTCCATGGAGCTGATAAATTCCTCCTTGATACAATTGTGGACATGCACTCATCTCTTCAAGAGCAAGTTGGCATTGTTTCTAATTCAGCACCGTTGCCAGATATTAATGGAAATATGGATGCCTCAGAACTTTTGAAAGAAAAG GGGAATGCTGCATTTAAGGGAAAGCAGTGGAATAAGGCTGTCAGTTACTACACTGaagcaattaaattaaatggGTCATTTGCAACTTACTATTGCAACCGAGCAGCAGCATATTTAGAATTAGGATG CTTTCAGCAAGCTGAAGAAGATTGCAGTCAGGCAATATCACTTGATAAAAAG ATTGTGAAAGCCTATCTTCGGCGTGGAACAGCTAGAGAATCACTTCTCTGCTATAAAGAGGCTGCTCAAG ATTTCAAGCATGCTCTTGTTCTCGAACCATATAATAAGACGGCTAGTCAAGCCGGGGAAAGATTAAGAAAGCTGATTAGTTGA
- the LOC126660941 gene encoding tobamovirus multiplication protein 1-like gives MRWVYNDFYYSGSNGFHGHWWDELDDSEEWQRGIFYFLSCSYALVSFVALVQLFRIQLRVPEYGWTTQKVFHLMNFLVNGLRAVLFGMYKDVFLIKPKALEIMLLDLPSLLFFSTYTLLVLFWAEIYHQARSLPIDKLRPTYYIVNGFVYLIQGCIWIYLRVSKSPVAEELSKLFFSAISFFAALGFLIYGGRLFVMLRRFPIESRGRQKKLYEVGCVTAICFTCFLIRCFVVAFSAFDMKVDLDVLNHPLLNLMYYMVVEIVPSALVLFILRKLPPKRISDQYHPIS, from the exons ATGAGATGGGTTTATAATGATTTTTATTACAGTGGATCCAATGGGTTTCATGGACATTGGTGGGACGAGCTTGATGATTCAGAGGAATGGCAACGTGGGATTTTTTATTTCTTGAGTTGTTCTTATGCATTGGTCTCTTTTGTTGCTCTG gtacaaCTTTTCCGTATCCAATTGAGAGTGCCGGAATATGGGTGGACAACGcaaaaggttttccacttgatgaATTTTCTGGTGAATGGAT TGAGGGCGGTACTCTTCGGTATGTACAAGGACGTGTTTCTCATTAAACCAAAG GCCCTTGAAATCATGCTTCTTGATCTTCCCAGCCTTCTGTTCTTTTCAACGTATACATTACTAGTTCTGTTCTGGGCTGAGATATATCACCAG GCAAGAAGCCTTCCAATTGACAAACTGAGACCCACGTATTACATCGTAAATGGGTTCGTATACCTCATACAG GGATGCATCTGGATATACTTAAGAGTAAGCAAAAGTCCTGTCGCAGAGGAACTATCAAAACTCTTCTTTTCAG CTATCTCATTCTTTGCTGCGCTTGGGTTCTTGATTTATGGTGGGAG GTTGTTCGTCATGCTGAGGAGATTCCCTATCGAATCTAGAGGTCGTCAAAAGAAGCTATATGAG GTTGGCTGCGTGACAGCAATTTGCTTTACTTGTTTCTTGATTAGATGTTTTGTG GTTGCGTTTTCCGCATTTGACATGAAAGTTGACCTTGATGTCTTGAATCATCCCCTACTTAACCTTATGTATTACATG GTGGTAGAGATAGTACCGTCTGCACTGGTGCTCTTTATCTTGAGAAAGCTGCCTCCGAAGCGCATCTCCGATCAATATCACCCCATAAGCTAG